A genomic stretch from Astatotilapia calliptera chromosome 4, fAstCal1.2, whole genome shotgun sequence includes:
- the LOC113020102 gene encoding globoside alpha-1,3-N-acetylgalactosaminyltransferase 1-like isoform X1, whose protein sequence is MAVLHTKAVTVILSVTVLLGLLYLSQYYRVSLSFEEKWKTVEAGSAVETTTFSQPGIDLHLESPEHLKYNQPSIVHGRTDVVTVTPWLAPVVWEGTFNPFLLDSIYKRKNITIAATVFAVGKYIMFLKDFLQTSEEHFFVGFRVDFYVFTDRPNEVPKVNMAAGRMLTVRSVPSSNRWQEISARRMEIIQNLIEKKLQNRADYIFCLDVDSKFHGRWGAESLGGLVAVIHPGYYRDDRSRFPYERSPASNAYVAPGEGDFYYCGGAFGGLVEEVHLLAKTCRKNFEDDAKRGIEAAWQEESHLNRYMWINKPSKVLSPEYLWQDFKPKNPEVQIIRFSGVIKNYANIRPN, encoded by the exons GCTGCTGTACTTGTCCCAGTActacag AGTCTCGCTGTCCTTTGAGGAGAAGTGGAAGACAGTGGAGGCGGG atcTGCCGTTGAAACCACCACGTTCAGTCAGCCTGGTATTGATCTCCACCTGGAGTCTCCTGAGCA tctgAAGTACAACCAGCCCAGCATCGTGCACGG TCGTACTGACGTGGTGACGGTGACGCCGTGGTTGGCTCCGGTGGTCTGGGAGGGAACCTTCAACCCGTTTCTCTTGGACAGCATCTACAAAAGGAAGAACATCACCATTGCTGCCACAGTCTTCGCTGTCGGAAA GTACATCATGTTCCTGAAGGACTTTCTGCAGACGTCTGAGGAGCACTTCTTCGTTGGCTTCAGGGTGGACTTTTACGTGTTCACTGATCGCCCTAACGAGGTGCCCAAAGTGAACATGGCGGCCGGCAGAATG ctgacGGTGCGCTCGGTGCCCAGCTCAAACCGCTGGCAGGAGATCTCAGCTCGCAGGATGGAGATCATCCAGAACCTGATCGAGAAGAAGCTTCAGAACCGCGCCGACTACATCTTCTGTCTGGACGTCGACTCAAAGTTCCACGGTCGCTGGGGGGCCGAGTCGCTGGGAGGACTTGTGGCCGTGATCCATCCAG GTTACTACAGAGATGACCGCAGCAGGTTCCCCTACGAGCGGAGTCCTGCGTCCAACGCCTACGTGGCTCCCGGGGAGGGGGACTTCTACTACTGTGGAGGGGCATTCGGGGGGTTGGTGGAAGAAGTTCACCTGCTCGCCAAAACCTGCCGCAAGAACTTTGAGGACGACGCCAAGAGGGGCATCGAGGCAGCTTGGCAGGAGGAGAGTCACCTGAACAG GTATATGTGGATCAACAAACCCAGCAAGGTGCTGTCACCTGAGTACCTATGGCAGGACTTCAAACCCAAAAACCCAGAGGTCCAAATCATCAGGTTCTCCGGCGTCATCAAGAACTACGCCAACATCCGACCCAACTGA
- the LOC113020102 gene encoding globoside alpha-1,3-N-acetylgalactosaminyltransferase 1-like isoform X2, whose protein sequence is MAVLHTKAVTVILSVTVLLGLLYLSQYYRSAVETTTFSQPGIDLHLESPEHLKYNQPSIVHGRTDVVTVTPWLAPVVWEGTFNPFLLDSIYKRKNITIAATVFAVGKYIMFLKDFLQTSEEHFFVGFRVDFYVFTDRPNEVPKVNMAAGRMLTVRSVPSSNRWQEISARRMEIIQNLIEKKLQNRADYIFCLDVDSKFHGRWGAESLGGLVAVIHPGYYRDDRSRFPYERSPASNAYVAPGEGDFYYCGGAFGGLVEEVHLLAKTCRKNFEDDAKRGIEAAWQEESHLNRYMWINKPSKVLSPEYLWQDFKPKNPEVQIIRFSGVIKNYANIRPN, encoded by the exons GCTGCTGTACTTGTCCCAGTActacag atcTGCCGTTGAAACCACCACGTTCAGTCAGCCTGGTATTGATCTCCACCTGGAGTCTCCTGAGCA tctgAAGTACAACCAGCCCAGCATCGTGCACGG TCGTACTGACGTGGTGACGGTGACGCCGTGGTTGGCTCCGGTGGTCTGGGAGGGAACCTTCAACCCGTTTCTCTTGGACAGCATCTACAAAAGGAAGAACATCACCATTGCTGCCACAGTCTTCGCTGTCGGAAA GTACATCATGTTCCTGAAGGACTTTCTGCAGACGTCTGAGGAGCACTTCTTCGTTGGCTTCAGGGTGGACTTTTACGTGTTCACTGATCGCCCTAACGAGGTGCCCAAAGTGAACATGGCGGCCGGCAGAATG ctgacGGTGCGCTCGGTGCCCAGCTCAAACCGCTGGCAGGAGATCTCAGCTCGCAGGATGGAGATCATCCAGAACCTGATCGAGAAGAAGCTTCAGAACCGCGCCGACTACATCTTCTGTCTGGACGTCGACTCAAAGTTCCACGGTCGCTGGGGGGCCGAGTCGCTGGGAGGACTTGTGGCCGTGATCCATCCAG GTTACTACAGAGATGACCGCAGCAGGTTCCCCTACGAGCGGAGTCCTGCGTCCAACGCCTACGTGGCTCCCGGGGAGGGGGACTTCTACTACTGTGGAGGGGCATTCGGGGGGTTGGTGGAAGAAGTTCACCTGCTCGCCAAAACCTGCCGCAAGAACTTTGAGGACGACGCCAAGAGGGGCATCGAGGCAGCTTGGCAGGAGGAGAGTCACCTGAACAG GTATATGTGGATCAACAAACCCAGCAAGGTGCTGTCACCTGAGTACCTATGGCAGGACTTCAAACCCAAAAACCCAGAGGTCCAAATCATCAGGTTCTCCGGCGTCATCAAGAACTACGCCAACATCCGACCCAACTGA